TCAGCAAGGTTGGGGCTGTTGAAAACGACTGCTCGCGACGGCAGGCCAAGCAGGTTAGCATCACTACGAATCTATTTCAGCGTTGAATACGATAGGTGATTAAGCGGGGCGTCGAGAGCGAGACGAAGGTGATTGTGCGGAATCTCGGGAGTGTGATGTTACAGCTTGAGCATGCATTGAAACATGACTTGAATTTCCATGAAAAAAGTCCAATCACTGCAATCACTCGGCAAGCTGTTCCGTCTGGAAAACGCCGAATATTCTCACGTAGAGAGATCCAAAGATCATTGACGACATTCGTGGCGCGTTCGTTTGCGCTTCACCTGTGAGCTCCAATATTTCACAAGTCATTTATTGTTGCTACTACAGAGTTTTGATTTGGTAATATTAAGGGCATTACCAAACTTTAAAGGGACGCCAAAACAGACTGGGCGCTCGTGACGGTGACGTTGGGTGGCGCCTCCTCGACAGCAACGGAAACAACTTTGTCTCCTTCAGTAACAATGGCAAAGCgctgaaaaaaatgacatggTACAATTAAACACCCGTATCCTCTGAATGAAGCAATGAAACTTACTTTTGAGCGTATTCCCCCCAACAAACCAGACgcatcaaaggcaagacCGACAGAGCTGACGAACGAAGCTTTATCATCGGCAATAAAATGAATAGCTGTTGGTTTAACGATTAGGTACGAGTCAAATAGAATAATGAGACGCTTCTCACGAGTTCCGTTGGGTGCTAGTTTCTCCTTCCACGCTCTAATCGCTTGAAGTTAGCAAAGGTTTTCGTCAGCCAATCAATTCAACACACTTGGTCACAAAGgtgtcgttgacgccaaagaTGTATATGGCATTTACACCTTTTGCCTTGAACTCTTCGTAGCTTTCGATGAATGGGGGAATGTGTCCATTGCATGGGGTTGTGAAGGCTCCAGGCACTCCAATCTACAGTACCATTCCTTTAGCGATCGTGGTTTCCCATTTGTATTCGGGTCCAGGGTACTTAGGACTTACGAGAACATTCTTTCCGGTGAGAACTAAAGGCACTGTCTGGTCAGGGGCATCCTCTTTGATCTCGGTTTTTGGAATGGTGTCTCCAGGGTTGATTTGAGCATGCGCAAGTAGAGAGGCGACAAAACTGTGCGCAGCTTCTCCAGCAGATGCAATAATAGAGGACATGATGATAATGGGTAGGGATATGGGAAGGCTGAGCTCTGCACCCCAGGCTTGGGGCCTCTTTAAATCACTCAGAGAAGAAGGCGTAATCGGTGGCTATACTCGCGATTTAAAGATAACTCGGTGATTGCCACCTAACTTTGTTGATGAGGCTCCTGCATACCATGCTGGAAAGACAAAGAAGTCTCGAGAACCACGCTTGAGCTCTGAACCTCCGAATGTACAATGGCTTGTATATCTCAAGCGTGCTGCAATGTTTGGCTGACTGCCTAATTTCAATAAAATATCGCTAATGAGCCACATGAGAAGCATGAGTAATCGATGGCAAATCGTGACTTGCGGGAGGAATAGTATGGGAGTTGCATTGCCTCATAATTCACAAGCCAGCCAATAGGGCCGACCCAACAAATAACGGTTCACGCAGTCTAGAATAGATAGAGAACCATGAAGATCTATAAATAGGTGCCAAGCGTTGCTTGAACT
This portion of the Psilocybe cubensis strain MGC-MH-2018 chromosome 12, whole genome shotgun sequence genome encodes:
- a CDS encoding Peroxisomal membrane associated protein 20; translated protein: MPPITPSSLSDLKRPQAWGAELSLPISLPIIIMSSIIASAGEAAHSFVASLLAHAQINPGDTIPKTEIKEDAPDQTVPLVLTGKNVLIGVPGAFTTPCNGHIPPFIESYEEFKAKGVNAIYIFGVNDTFVTKAWKEKLAPNGTREKRLIILFDSYLIVKPTAIHFIADDKASFVSSVGLAFDASGLLGGIRSKRFAIVTEGDKVVSVAVEEAPPNVTVTSAQSVLASL